The sequence ATCGTACAAACTTGCCATTGAAAAAGAGAAACAACATGCCAAAATTTCGGCACTTACATCTTTACTTGATGGTCAAGAAAAAGAAAGAGAACGACTTGCAAGAGATTTACACGATGGTCTCGGTGGATTATTATCGGCTACAAAACTTCAACTTTCAGATTTGTTAAATAAAAAAAATGAAATTAAAAACGAAGAATTAAAAGTTATTAGTGATCATATCGATTTTGCAATTAATAAACTAAGAAAAGTATCTCATAATCTCATGCCTGATTTAATAATCAAATATGGATTAGAAGTTGCTTTAAAGGAATTTGCTATTCGAATGAAAAATAACAATCTCGAAATACATGTACATTTCTTGAGCTACACAAATACACTAGAAACAGAAAAACAACTTTTTGTATATAGAATTATTCAAGAATTAGTCAACAATGCAATAAAACACGCTCAATCCAAACACATAATTATACAACTTGTCGAAGAAACAAACTTATATCAAGTAACAGTTGAAGATGATGGAATAGGATTTGAAGTAAACAATCTCGAATTTAAAAATTCGGCCGGATTCTTAAATATACAATCCAGAATACATTTTTTGAAAGGAACCTTTGAAGTTCATTCAGAAAAAAATCTTGGAACAAGTTTTGAGTTTAATTTCCCTAAAAAATAAAATATGATAAAGATTGCTATTACGGATGATCATCCTTTATTATTAGAAGGATTAAAAAATATACTAAATACTAGAAAATCAGTTAAAGTTACCGAATGTTATTCAAGCGCAAAAGAACTTTTAGAAGGATTACCTAACGCTGAAATCGATGTACTTTTGTTAGATATTAATTTAGAAGATGCAAATAGTATTGAAATATTAAGTAAAATAACAAAAATCAAGCCCGAACTATACATTATTATGTTAAGTGTTCATAACGAATTAGCAGTTATTAATAGTTGCATCAGTCAAGGTGCTTTTGGATATATTCAGAAAAACGCTTCTATTGATGAAATTCTTATTGGAATAGAAACAGTTTATAAAGGTGAAAAATTCTTTTGTACGCAAACTCAAAAGAAAATGAAAATCAAAGAAAATGATCAACCCAATACAGTTCCGAAGTTGACACGTCGAGAAAAAGAAATACTAATCGAAGCTGCATTTGGATTAACAACAAATCAAATTGCGGAAAAATTATTCATTAGTCCACATACTGTAGAAAGTCATCGAAAAAATTTGATTGAAAAATTCCAAACAAGTAATTTAAGTTCAGCAATTAAACTTGCTTTCGAATACGGATTAATTGGGGTTTAATGAAAATAGCTATTTTCAGGGATTTAAAAACAACTTCAAGTTAATATATTTGAAGTTAAAGGAAATCATATTTATTTGATCAATTATTTAGTAAAGAGATCTTAAACCAAACGGTTTAAAATTAAAAGAAAGTGCATTTACACTTTCTTTTTTTAATCTTAAAATTTTAGAAATAAACTCAAAATCAATCTGAATAAAAATCTTCAAATTAATTAGAATATGGCTGTTTTCAGTGATGTTTTATAAAACTAGCTTAACTAAATTTGAAATAATAAATATAGCTTTACAACCCTATATTATTTTAAAAAAAATTGAAAAAGATAGTAATTGTTATTTAATTGAGACTTAAATAAACTCTAATTTACTTGAAGGAAGTGTGATAAAACACTTCCTTTTTTATTTTTAATAATTTCTTAAATAATTGAAATTTAGCTGAATTCAGGGATTAAAAACACCAAAAATTCTTATGATATTTGTATCAACAAAAAGATTAATAAAATCTTTAGTTAAGAAAAATTAGAAAAAGAAAAAAAGTTGTTTTTTAAATGGAGCTTAACCTACCTCTTAAGCATAATAAGGAAGTGAAATAATTCACTTCCTTTTTTATTTTTTGATCTTTT comes from Flavobacterium sp. I3-2 and encodes:
- a CDS encoding response regulator transcription factor; protein product: MIKIAITDDHPLLLEGLKNILNTRKSVKVTECYSSAKELLEGLPNAEIDVLLLDINLEDANSIEILSKITKIKPELYIIMLSVHNELAVINSCISQGAFGYIQKNASIDEILIGIETVYKGEKFFCTQTQKKMKIKENDQPNTVPKLTRREKEILIEAAFGLTTNQIAEKLFISPHTVESHRKNLIEKFQTSNLSSAIKLAFEYGLIGV